The window GGTTACGCCAGTGCTCAACTGGGCGAACCGCGTATGGTTCAGGTCTCCATGCAGCTTAACTTCTGACGGGAACACACCGATGTTGAAACCGATTTGCCGGTTGGCGCTTGCGCTGCCGTTATTGCTGGCCAGCGCCACTACCCTGGCGCAAACCGTGACAGACGATCGTGGTAACCGTGTGGAGATCACCCACCCGGTCAACCATGTCGCTGATGCCTGGTTCGCCCATCATTCGTTAATGATGACGCTGGGGGCGGGTGACCGCATTGTCGCGACGGTAAACCATCCGGCAGATCGGCCGTGGATGTTTAAGGTTCAGCCGTCACTGAACCAGGCTTTACAGGCGCATGGTAAAACCTTCGCCAGTGAAGCACTGGTGGCGCGGCATGTGGATGCGGTCTTTGTTCCGGCCAATGATCCGGATGCCCAGTCCTATCGTCTGGCGGGTATTCCGGTGCTGGAGATGCAGTTCGATGACTTCGATTCGATGAAACGTTCCCTCACCACTACGGCGGCGGTGATTGGCACACCGGAGGCGCAGGCGCGGGCTGTGGCTTATAACCACTATCTGGATCAGCAAATTGCCCGCATTCAGGCTAAAACTCAGGGATTAACCACCAGCCAGCGCCCGACGGTGCTGCATATTCAGTCGCTCCATCCATTGAAAGTGGATGGCCGCAACACGCTGATTGATACCTGGATCAACCTCGCGGGTGGGCGCAATGTGGCTGCGGGGATTGATGGCAATATGAAGCCTGTTTCTCCGGAGGATGTTATTCGCTGGAACCCGGACGTGATTATCATTGGTGCTGGTGCGGGAAATCTGGCGGATTCTGATTACGCAGGTCTTTTCAATAGCGTGAAGGCGGTGCAGAACCATCGCGTCTGGCAGAATCCGGCTGGGGTGTTCCCCTGGGACCGTTATGGTACTGAGGTGGCATTGCAGATTCAGTGGGCTGCCGCGAAGCTCCACCCGGAATTGTTTCCCGCGCTGAATATCAATGAGGCCACGCGCAGCTTTTATCGCCAGTTTTATCAGTACCCGCTAAGCGCTGCCGAGGCCGATCGGATATTGCAGGCGCTGCCGCCAGCCAGCTAACAAATAAAATCCCTGTCATATCAATCTGTTTCCTTTACATATCTCTACAATCGAAAAATAAATTTTGCCAGCTGTGTATTTTTAATACTGAAAACCGCCACACAAGAGCCCCCTGATTAATCAGGGGCTTCCTTAAGGTTAACTTAATGTTGTGATGTTCGTCGTGATGGAATACCAGATAATATCTGGTGAACCATGGATCAATTAGAGTTTTTCCTTTTTTTACTGCGTCGTGAGTAGGGAATATTTATTATTTTCATGTGTAGTGATACTAATAATTATTATCATTACGCTTTTAGCGACTATCTGGAGCACTCTACTTGCTGGCGACGTTCATTATCGCACTGCGCGAAGGCCTCGAAGCTGCATTAATCGTAGGTATTATCGCCGCTTTCTTACGCAAAAATGGCAAACCTCTGACCGCCATGTGGGTGGGCGTGGTCTGTGCCGTCATCCTCTCCCTTGCGGTTGGTTTTGTGCTGAACCTGACCGAAAACGCGTTACCGCAGGCTCGTCAGGAGATGATGGAGTCCATCATCGGTCTGGTAGCTGTGTTCTTTGTCACCGGCATGGTGATGTGGATGAACTCTCACGCCCATAACCTGAAGCGTCAGCTGGAAACCGAAGCCGCAGAGGCGATAACCCGTTCCAGCGCGATGGCCCTCGCCAGCATGGCTTTTTTGTCGGTGTTGAAAGAAGGGTTCGAGACCAGCGTCTTCTTACTGGCAACCTTTTCTGCCTCACAATCGGCAATCTGGGCGGCGGTAGGCGCGGTTCTGGGCTTGCTGGTCGCGATCCTCGTGGGATGGGGGATTTATGCCGGTGGAATTCGTATCAATCTGTCGCGTTTCTTCCGTTTTACCGGGCTGTTCCTGATTCTGGTTGCCGCCGGATTAATTATCTCCGCCTTACGCAGTGCCCATGAAGCGGGCTGGTTGAATGCCGGGCAGCAGCGTGTTGCCGACCTCACCTGGCTGGTGACGCCGGGTACGATTCAGTCTGCCCTGATTACCGGCGTGCTGGGTATTCCGGCCGATCCCCGACTGGTTGAGTTTGCCGGCTGGCTGATTTACATCGTCGCGGTTGCGGGATTGATCTACTGGCCAGCCCATCTGCGACCGGCACCGAAACGCGCAGCACAATTCACCGCCGTGACCGGGGCAGGCCTGGCACTCACCGCCGTGCTGCTGTTTCTGGTGTACCCGGCACCGAATGCCGATATTCCCGATGAAATGCCGCTGGTTAGCCGCACTTCGCAGCAAACCGTGGGCCATATCAGTAGCCAACCTGCCGCGGGCAAGCCACAGTTTGCCGTCACCCTTGAGGGGCTGCCAGCAGCATCGCTCACGGTGCCTGACGATCAGTTAAGCAAGGTCACCACTTCCGGTAAGCAGGAGTGGCAGGCGAATTACAGCTATGAGCCAGCCGATGCCAGCTCGCCACTGACGCTGGACCAGGTAATGGCAGCTTACGGCAACCGCATTCCTGTGGGGTTAAGCCCGGCGCAGCATCCCGGACCTTATCAGGCGAAATGGACGGTGAATTGCAGCGTCGATGCCACCATGATGCGTGGCGTGGTGGTGACCGCAGAATCGCACCCGGCAACCTTTATCACTCTATCAGGCAG is drawn from Pantoea cypripedii and contains these coding sequences:
- the efeU gene encoding iron uptake transporter permease EfeU, producing the protein MLATFIIALREGLEAALIVGIIAAFLRKNGKPLTAMWVGVVCAVILSLAVGFVLNLTENALPQARQEMMESIIGLVAVFFVTGMVMWMNSHAHNLKRQLETEAAEAITRSSAMALASMAFLSVLKEGFETSVFLLATFSASQSAIWAAVGAVLGLLVAILVGWGIYAGGIRINLSRFFRFTGLFLILVAAGLIISALRSAHEAGWLNAGQQRVADLTWLVTPGTIQSALITGVLGIPADPRLVEFAGWLIYIVAVAGLIYWPAHLRPAPKRAAQFTAVTGAGLALTAVLLFLVYPAPNADIPDEMPLVSRTSQQTVGHISSQPAAGKPQFAVTLEGLPAASLTVPDDQLSKVTTSGKQEWQANYSYEPADASSPLTLDQVMAAYGNRIPVGLSPAQHPGPYQAKWTVNCSVDATMMRGVVVTAESHPATFITLSGSGLQSPRTISARARSAEAGCDWQISPAFSQDIEQRLRDAAAAQDVYHFWAVILPTLFAILAFTCFFSASRQFRRLKGVRARGRSKQGLLDSSTHQ
- a CDS encoding ABC transporter substrate-binding protein produces the protein MLKPICRLALALPLLLASATTLAQTVTDDRGNRVEITHPVNHVADAWFAHHSLMMTLGAGDRIVATVNHPADRPWMFKVQPSLNQALQAHGKTFASEALVARHVDAVFVPANDPDAQSYRLAGIPVLEMQFDDFDSMKRSLTTTAAVIGTPEAQARAVAYNHYLDQQIARIQAKTQGLTTSQRPTVLHIQSLHPLKVDGRNTLIDTWINLAGGRNVAAGIDGNMKPVSPEDVIRWNPDVIIIGAGAGNLADSDYAGLFNSVKAVQNHRVWQNPAGVFPWDRYGTEVALQIQWAAAKLHPELFPALNINEATRSFYRQFYQYPLSAAEADRILQALPPAS